One segment of Sinorhizobium sp. BG8 DNA contains the following:
- a CDS encoding NADH-quinone oxidoreductase subunit A translates to MTELLGSYIPIAIFIGIALVIGVALLIAPFAVAYKAPDSEKLSAYECGFNAFDDARMKFDIRFYLVSILFIIFDLEVAFLFPWAVSFADMGWFGFWSMMVFLAVLTIGFIYEWKKGALEWH, encoded by the coding sequence ATGACTGAACTTCTCGGTTCCTATATCCCGATCGCAATCTTCATTGGTATCGCGCTCGTGATCGGCGTCGCGCTTCTGATCGCGCCTTTCGCGGTCGCGTACAAGGCGCCCGATTCGGAAAAGCTTTCCGCTTATGAATGCGGATTCAATGCTTTCGACGACGCACGAATGAAGTTCGACATCCGATTCTACCTGGTGTCGATTCTCTTCATTATCTTTGACCTCGAAGTGGCCTTCCTCTTCCCCTGGGCGGTTTCCTTCGCCGACATGGGTTGGTTCGGCTTCTGGTCGATGATGGTGTTCCTCGCCGTGCTTACCATCGGCTTTATATATGAATGGAAGAAGGGGGCGCTGGAATGGCACTAG